Proteins from one Desmodus rotundus isolate HL8 chromosome 9, HLdesRot8A.1, whole genome shotgun sequence genomic window:
- the TMEM94 gene encoding transmembrane protein 94 isoform X5 — translation MLFKQAELWMPLQGKRSKDELPLALGLSTRKALSILKEQLEAVLEGHLKERKKCLTWKEVWRSSFLHHSNRCSCFHGPGASLMLLAVLLLLGCYGGQPAGSHGVELVNASALLLLLLLNLLLIGRQDRLKRREVERRLRGIIDQIQDALRDGKEIKWPDAMYPDLHMPFAPSWSLHWAYRDGHLVNLPVSLLVEGDIIALRPGQESFASLRGIKDDEHIVLEPGDLFPPFSPPPSPRGEVKKGPQNPQQHRLFRVLETPVIDNIRWCLDMALSRPVTALDNERFTVQSVMLHYAMPVVLASFLFTNGLRFMLNAPGVTSWQYTLLQLQVNGVLPILPLIFPVLWVLATACGEARVLAQMSKGSPSSLLAKFSEDTLSSYTEAVSTQEMLRCIWGHFLRVIQGTSPTLSHSSSLLHSLGSVTVLCCVDKQGILSWPNPSPETVLFFSGKMGPPHSSHEDLTDDLSTRSFCHPEGEEEPHERDALLAGSLNTALHLSDEQAHDNWPGDGPKPPEAYSHHRAPGRSKHPSGSNVSFSRDTEGGNEEPGKGQPGLEGEPYEAEDFVCDYHLEMLSLSQDQQNPPCIQFDDSNWQLHLTSLKPLGLNVLLNLCSASVTERLCRFSDHLCNIALQESHSAVLPIHVPWGLCELARLIGFTPGAKELFKQENHLALYRLPSAEMVKESSLGRLSCVTKRRPPLSHMISLFIKDTTTSTEQMLSHGTADVVLEACTDFWDGADIYPLSGSDRKKVLDFYQRACLSGYCSAFSYKPMSCTLSSQLNGKCIELVQAPGQSSIFTTCELPSTVPIKLSTRRNSWSSDEGIGEVLEKEDCMQALSGQIFMGMVSSQYQARLDIVRLIDGLVNACIRFVYFSLEDELKSKVFAEKMGLETGWNCHISLTPNGDMPGSEIPPSSPSHAGSLHEDLNQGESKVSRDDAEGLLLEEEGHSDLISFQPTDSDLPSFLEDCNRAKLPRGIHQVRPHLQHIDNVPLLVPLFTDCTPETMCEMIKIMQEYGEVTCCLGSSANLRNSCLFLQSDISIALDPLYPSRCSWETFGYATSTSMAQASDGLSPLQLSGRLNSLPCSLTFRQEETISIIRLIEQARHATYGIRKCFLFLLQCQLSLVVIQFLSCLVQLPPLLSTTDILWLSCFCYPLLSISLLGKPPHSSIMSMATGKNLQSIPKKTQHYFLLCFLLKFSLTISSCLICFGFTLQSFCDSSRARNLTNCSSIMLPSHADMAPAWFDDFANGLLSAQKLAAALIVLHTVFISITHVHRTKPLWRKSPLTNLWWSLTVPVVLLGQVVQTAVDLQLWTHREGRVHFGLEDVPLLTWLLGCLSLVLVVVTNEIVKLHEIRVRVRYQKRQKLQFETKLGMNSPF, via the exons GACGAGCTGCCCTTGGCCCTGGGCCTGTCCACCCGGAAGGCCCTCAGCATCCTGAAGGAGCAGCTGGAGGCAGTGCTGGAGGGACACCTGAAGGAGCGGAAGAAGTGTCTCACCTGGAAG GAGGTGTGGAGAAGCAGCTTCCTGCACCACAGTAACCGCTGCTCCTGTTTCCATGGGCCGGGCGCGTCACTCATGCTGCTggccgtgctgctgctgctgggctgctACGGGGGCCAGCCGGCCGGCAG CCACGGGGTGGAGCTGGTGAACGCCTCGGCGCTGCTCCTCTTGCTGCTCCTCAACCTCCTCCTCATTGGGCGGCAAGACCGGCTGAAACGGCGGGAGGTGGAGCGGAGGCTCCGAGGGATCATCGACCAAATCCAAG ATGCCCTCAGGGATGGCAAGGAGATCAAGTGGCCAGATGCCATGTACCCCGACCTCCACATGCCCTTTGCACCatcctggtccctgcactgggcCTACAGAGATGGACATCTGGTCAACCTGCCAGTTAGCCTGTTGGTAGAAGGAGACATCATAGCTCTGAGGCCCGGCCAGGAATCATTCGCCTCTCTGAGGGGGATCAAG GATGATGAACACATCGTCTTGGAGCCGGGAGACctgtttccccctttctctccacctccttccccccggGGTGAAGTAAAGAAAGGGCCCCAGAACCCCCAGCAGCACCGGCTCTTCCGTGTCCTTGAGACCCCTGTGATTGACAACATCAG ATGGTGCCTGGACATGGCCCTGTCCCGCCCCGTCACCGCTCTGGACAATGAGCGTTTCACGGTGCAGTCGGTGATGCTGCACTACGCCATGCCTGTGGTCCTG GCCAGCTTCCTCTTCACCAATGGCCTGCGCTTCATGCTGAACGCCCCCGGTGTCACCTCCTGGCAGTACACTCTCCTCCAGCTACAG GTGAACGGCGTCCTGCCCATCCTCCCCCTGATCTTCCCAGTCCTCTGGGTTCTGGCAACCGCGTGCGGAGAAGCCCGTGTCCTGGCCCAGATGAGCAAGggctcccccagctccctg CTGGCCAAGTTCTCGGAGGACACTCTCAGCAGCTATACAGAGGCTGTCTCCACTCAG GAAATGCTGCGCTGCATTTGGGGCCACTTTCTGCGGGTGATCCAGGGGACGTCGCCAACACTGAGCCACAGCTCCAGCCTGCTGCACAGCTTGGGCTCCGTCACG GTCCTGTGCTGTGTAGACAAACAGGGGATCCTGTCATGGCCAAACCCCAGCCCAGAGACCGTGCTGTTCTTCAGTGGGAAGATGGGGCCTCCGCACAGCAGCCATGAGGACCTAACGGATGACCTGTCCACCCGCTCGTTCTGCCAccctgagggagaggaggag CCGCACGAACGAGACGCCCTCCTGGCCGGCTCCCTGAACACTGCCCTGCACCTTTCCGATGAGCAGGCCCATGACAACTGGCCTGGTGATGGCCCCAAGCCCCCTGAAGCCTATTCCCACCACAGAGCACCCGGCCGCAGCAAGCACCCATCCGGCTCGAATGTGAGCTTCAGCAGGGACACCGAGGGTGGGAACGAAGAGCCCGGCAAG GGCCAGCCTGGGCTGGAAGGCGAGCCCTACGAAGCAGAGGACTTCGTGTGTGACTACCACCTGGAGATGCTTAGCCTGTCACAGGACCAGCAGAATCCCCCCTGCATCCAGTTTGATGACTCCAACTGGCAGCTCCACCTCACCTCCCTCAAGCCCCTGGGCCTCAACGTGCTGCTGAACCTGTGCAGTGCCAGCGTCACTGAGCGCCTGTGCCGGTTCTCCGACCACCTGTGCAACATCGCCCTGCAGGAGAGCCACAGCGCCGTGCTGCCCATCCACGTGCCCTGGGGCCTCTGCGAGCTCGCCCGCCTCATTG GCTTCACCCCTGGGGCCAAGGAGCTCTTCAAGCAGGAGAACCACCTGGCTCTCTACCGCCTCCCCAGTGCCGAGATGGTGAAGGAGAGCTCCCTGGGGAGGCTGTCCTGTGTCACCAAGCGGCGCCCCCCGCTCAGCCACATGATCAGCCTCTTCATCAAGGACACCACCACCA GCACAGAACAGATGCTGTCCCATGGCACAGCGGACGTGGTCTTGGAGGCCTGCACAGACTTCTGGGATGGAGCCGACATCTACCCTCTCTCAGGTTCCGACAG AAAGAAAGTGCTGGATTTCTACCAGCGAGCCTGCCTGTCTGGTTACTGCTCCGCCTTCTCCTATAAGCCCATGAGCTGCACCCTGTCCTCTCAGCTCAATGGCAAGTGCATCGAGCTGGTGCAGGCGCCCGGCCAGAGCAGCATCTTCACCACGTGCGAGCTGCCCAGCACTGTCCCCATCAAGCTGAGCACCCGCCGCAACAGCTGGAGCTCCGATG AAGGGATCGGGGAGGTGCTGGAGAAGGAAGACTGCATGCAGGCCCTGAGTGGCCAGATCTTCATGGGCATGGTGTCCTCCCAGTACCAGGCCCGGCTGGACATCGTGCGCCTCATCGACGGGCTGGTCAATGCCTGCATTCGCTTCGTCTACTTCTCTCTGGAGGATGAGCTCAAAAGCAAG GTGTTTGCAGAAAAGATGGGCCTGGAGACAGGCTGGAACTGCCACATCTCCCTCACGCCCAACGGCGACATGCCTGGCTCGGAGATCccgccctccagccccagccacgCTGGCTCCCTGCACGAAGACCTGAATCAGGGTGAGAGCAAAG TGTCCCGAGATGACGCAGAAGGGCTCCtgttggaggaggaggggcacTCAGACCTCATTAGCTTCCAGCCCACGGACAGTGACCTCCCCAGCTTCCTGGAGGACTGCAACCGG GCCAAGCTGCCCCGGGGCATCCACCAGGTGCGGCCCCACCTGCAGCACATCGACAACGTGCCCCTGCTGGTGCCCCTCTTCACCGACTGCACCCCCGAGA CCATGTGCGAGATGATCAAGATCATGCAAGAGTACGGGGAGGTGACCTGCTGCCTGGGCAGCTCTGCCAACCTGCGGAACAGCTGCCTGTTCCTGCAGAGCGACATCAG CATTGCCCTGGACCCCCTGTACCCATCTCGCTGCTCCTGGGAGACCTTTGGCTACGCTACCAGCACCAGCATGGCCCAGGCCTCGGACGGCCTTTCTCCCCTGCAGCTCTCAGGCCGCCTCAACAGCCTCCCTTGCTCCCTGACCTTCCGCCAAGAGGAGACCATCAGCATCATCCGCCTCATCGAGCAG GCTCGGCATGCCACCTACGGCATTCGCAAGtgcttcctcttcctgctgcAGTGCCAGTTGTCTCTCGTGGTCATCCAG TTCCTCTCTTGCCTAGTCCAGCTGCCACCACTGCTCAGTACCACCGACATCCTGTGGCTGTCCTGCTTCTGCTACCCTCTGCTCAG CATCTCTCTGCTGGGGAAGCCCCCCCATAGCTCCATCATGTCTATGGCAACGGGGAAAAACCTTCAGTCCATTCCTAAGAAG ACCCAGCACTACTTTCTGCTCTGCTTCTTGCTCAAGTTCAGCCTCACCATCAGCTCCTGCCTCATCTGCTTTGGCTTCACACTACAGAGCTTCTGTGACAGCTCCCGGGCCCGCAACCTCACCAACTGCTCCTCCATCATGCTACCGAG CCACGCCGACATGGCCCCCGCCTGGTTCGATGACTTTGCCAACGGCCTGCTGTCAGCTCAGAAGCTCGCTGCCGCCCTGATCGTCCTGCACACCG TCTTCATTTCCATCACCCACGTGCATCGCACCAAGCCGCTGTGGAGAAAGAGCCCCCTGACAAACCTCTGGTGGTCCCTGACGGTGCCTGTGGT gcTGCTAGGGCAGGTGGTCCAGACGGCAGTTGACCTGCAGCTGTGGACGCACAGGGAGGGCCGCGTCCACTTTGGCCTGGAGGACGTTCCTCTGCTGACGTGGCTCCTGGGCTGCCTGTCCCTGGTCCTCGTGGTGGTCACCAACGAGATTGTGAAGCTGCATGAGATTCG GGTCCGGGTCCGCTACCAGAAGCGACAGAAGCTGCAGTTTGAAACCAAGCTGGGCATGAACTCTCCCTTCTGA
- the TMEM94 gene encoding transmembrane protein 94 isoform X8, with amino-acid sequence MDLKEKHVDELPLALGLSTRKALSILKEQLEAVLEGHLKERKKCLTWKEVWRSSFLHHSNRCSCFHGPGASLMLLAVLLLLGCYGGQPAGSHGVELVNASALLLLLLLNLLLIGRQDRLKRREVERRLRGIIDQIQDALRDGKEIKWPDAMYPDLHMPFAPSWSLHWAYRDGHLVNLPVSLLVEGDIIALRPGQESFASLRGIKDDEHIVLEPGDLFPPFSPPPSPRGEVKKGPQNPQQHRLFRVLETPVIDNIRWCLDMALSRPVTALDNERFTVQSVMLHYAMPVVLASFLFTNGLRFMLNAPGVTSWQYTLLQLQVNGVLPILPLIFPVLWVLATACGEARVLAQMSKGSPSSLLAKFSEDTLSSYTEAVSTQEMLRCIWGHFLRVIQGTSPTLSHSSSLLHSLGSVTVLCCVDKQGILSWPNPSPETVLFFSGKMGPPHSSHEDLTDDLSTRSFCHPEGEEEPHERDALLAGSLNTALHLSDEQAHDNWPGDGPKPPEAYSHHRAPGRSKHPSGSNVSFSRDTEGGNEEPGKGQPGLEGEPYEAEDFVCDYHLEMLSLSQDQQNPPCIQFDDSNWQLHLTSLKPLGLNVLLNLCSASVTERLCRFSDHLCNIALQESHSAVLPIHVPWGLCELARLIGFTPGAKELFKQENHLALYRLPSAEMVKESSLGRLSCVTKRRPPLSHMISLFIKDTTTSTEQMLSHGTADVVLEACTDFWDGADIYPLSGSDRKKVLDFYQRACLSGYCSAFSYKPMSCTLSSQLNGKCIELVQAPGQSSIFTTCELPSTVPIKLSTRRNSWSSDEGIGEVLEKEDCMQALSGQIFMGMVSSQYQARLDIVRLIDGLVNACIRFVYFSLEDELKSKVFAEKMGLETGWNCHISLTPNGDMPGSEIPPSSPSHAGSLHEDLNQGESKVSRDDAEGLLLEEEGHSDLISFQPTDSDLPSFLEDCNRAKLPRGIHQVRPHLQHIDNVPLLVPLFTDCTPETMCEMIKIMQEYGEVTCCLGSSANLRNSCLFLQSDISIALDPLYPSRCSWETFGYATSTSMAQASDGLSPLQLSGRLNSLPCSLTFRQEETISIIRLIEQARHATYGIRKCFLFLLQCQLSLVVIQFLSCLVQLPPLLSTTDILWLSCFCYPLLSISLLGKPPHSSIMSMATGKNLQSIPKKTQHYFLLCFLLKFSLTISSCLICFGFTLQSFCDSSRARNLTNCSSIMLPSHADMAPAWFDDFANGLLSAQKLAAALIVLHTVFISITHVHRTKPLWRKSPLTNLWWSLTVPVVLLGQVVQTAVDLQLWTHREGRVHFGLEDVPLLTWLLGCLSLVLVVVTNEIVKLHEIRVRVRYQKRQKLQFETKLGMNSPF; translated from the exons GACGAGCTGCCCTTGGCCCTGGGCCTGTCCACCCGGAAGGCCCTCAGCATCCTGAAGGAGCAGCTGGAGGCAGTGCTGGAGGGACACCTGAAGGAGCGGAAGAAGTGTCTCACCTGGAAG GAGGTGTGGAGAAGCAGCTTCCTGCACCACAGTAACCGCTGCTCCTGTTTCCATGGGCCGGGCGCGTCACTCATGCTGCTggccgtgctgctgctgctgggctgctACGGGGGCCAGCCGGCCGGCAG CCACGGGGTGGAGCTGGTGAACGCCTCGGCGCTGCTCCTCTTGCTGCTCCTCAACCTCCTCCTCATTGGGCGGCAAGACCGGCTGAAACGGCGGGAGGTGGAGCGGAGGCTCCGAGGGATCATCGACCAAATCCAAG ATGCCCTCAGGGATGGCAAGGAGATCAAGTGGCCAGATGCCATGTACCCCGACCTCCACATGCCCTTTGCACCatcctggtccctgcactgggcCTACAGAGATGGACATCTGGTCAACCTGCCAGTTAGCCTGTTGGTAGAAGGAGACATCATAGCTCTGAGGCCCGGCCAGGAATCATTCGCCTCTCTGAGGGGGATCAAG GATGATGAACACATCGTCTTGGAGCCGGGAGACctgtttccccctttctctccacctccttccccccggGGTGAAGTAAAGAAAGGGCCCCAGAACCCCCAGCAGCACCGGCTCTTCCGTGTCCTTGAGACCCCTGTGATTGACAACATCAG ATGGTGCCTGGACATGGCCCTGTCCCGCCCCGTCACCGCTCTGGACAATGAGCGTTTCACGGTGCAGTCGGTGATGCTGCACTACGCCATGCCTGTGGTCCTG GCCAGCTTCCTCTTCACCAATGGCCTGCGCTTCATGCTGAACGCCCCCGGTGTCACCTCCTGGCAGTACACTCTCCTCCAGCTACAG GTGAACGGCGTCCTGCCCATCCTCCCCCTGATCTTCCCAGTCCTCTGGGTTCTGGCAACCGCGTGCGGAGAAGCCCGTGTCCTGGCCCAGATGAGCAAGggctcccccagctccctg CTGGCCAAGTTCTCGGAGGACACTCTCAGCAGCTATACAGAGGCTGTCTCCACTCAG GAAATGCTGCGCTGCATTTGGGGCCACTTTCTGCGGGTGATCCAGGGGACGTCGCCAACACTGAGCCACAGCTCCAGCCTGCTGCACAGCTTGGGCTCCGTCACG GTCCTGTGCTGTGTAGACAAACAGGGGATCCTGTCATGGCCAAACCCCAGCCCAGAGACCGTGCTGTTCTTCAGTGGGAAGATGGGGCCTCCGCACAGCAGCCATGAGGACCTAACGGATGACCTGTCCACCCGCTCGTTCTGCCAccctgagggagaggaggag CCGCACGAACGAGACGCCCTCCTGGCCGGCTCCCTGAACACTGCCCTGCACCTTTCCGATGAGCAGGCCCATGACAACTGGCCTGGTGATGGCCCCAAGCCCCCTGAAGCCTATTCCCACCACAGAGCACCCGGCCGCAGCAAGCACCCATCCGGCTCGAATGTGAGCTTCAGCAGGGACACCGAGGGTGGGAACGAAGAGCCCGGCAAG GGCCAGCCTGGGCTGGAAGGCGAGCCCTACGAAGCAGAGGACTTCGTGTGTGACTACCACCTGGAGATGCTTAGCCTGTCACAGGACCAGCAGAATCCCCCCTGCATCCAGTTTGATGACTCCAACTGGCAGCTCCACCTCACCTCCCTCAAGCCCCTGGGCCTCAACGTGCTGCTGAACCTGTGCAGTGCCAGCGTCACTGAGCGCCTGTGCCGGTTCTCCGACCACCTGTGCAACATCGCCCTGCAGGAGAGCCACAGCGCCGTGCTGCCCATCCACGTGCCCTGGGGCCTCTGCGAGCTCGCCCGCCTCATTG GCTTCACCCCTGGGGCCAAGGAGCTCTTCAAGCAGGAGAACCACCTGGCTCTCTACCGCCTCCCCAGTGCCGAGATGGTGAAGGAGAGCTCCCTGGGGAGGCTGTCCTGTGTCACCAAGCGGCGCCCCCCGCTCAGCCACATGATCAGCCTCTTCATCAAGGACACCACCACCA GCACAGAACAGATGCTGTCCCATGGCACAGCGGACGTGGTCTTGGAGGCCTGCACAGACTTCTGGGATGGAGCCGACATCTACCCTCTCTCAGGTTCCGACAG AAAGAAAGTGCTGGATTTCTACCAGCGAGCCTGCCTGTCTGGTTACTGCTCCGCCTTCTCCTATAAGCCCATGAGCTGCACCCTGTCCTCTCAGCTCAATGGCAAGTGCATCGAGCTGGTGCAGGCGCCCGGCCAGAGCAGCATCTTCACCACGTGCGAGCTGCCCAGCACTGTCCCCATCAAGCTGAGCACCCGCCGCAACAGCTGGAGCTCCGATG AAGGGATCGGGGAGGTGCTGGAGAAGGAAGACTGCATGCAGGCCCTGAGTGGCCAGATCTTCATGGGCATGGTGTCCTCCCAGTACCAGGCCCGGCTGGACATCGTGCGCCTCATCGACGGGCTGGTCAATGCCTGCATTCGCTTCGTCTACTTCTCTCTGGAGGATGAGCTCAAAAGCAAG GTGTTTGCAGAAAAGATGGGCCTGGAGACAGGCTGGAACTGCCACATCTCCCTCACGCCCAACGGCGACATGCCTGGCTCGGAGATCccgccctccagccccagccacgCTGGCTCCCTGCACGAAGACCTGAATCAGGGTGAGAGCAAAG TGTCCCGAGATGACGCAGAAGGGCTCCtgttggaggaggaggggcacTCAGACCTCATTAGCTTCCAGCCCACGGACAGTGACCTCCCCAGCTTCCTGGAGGACTGCAACCGG GCCAAGCTGCCCCGGGGCATCCACCAGGTGCGGCCCCACCTGCAGCACATCGACAACGTGCCCCTGCTGGTGCCCCTCTTCACCGACTGCACCCCCGAGA CCATGTGCGAGATGATCAAGATCATGCAAGAGTACGGGGAGGTGACCTGCTGCCTGGGCAGCTCTGCCAACCTGCGGAACAGCTGCCTGTTCCTGCAGAGCGACATCAG CATTGCCCTGGACCCCCTGTACCCATCTCGCTGCTCCTGGGAGACCTTTGGCTACGCTACCAGCACCAGCATGGCCCAGGCCTCGGACGGCCTTTCTCCCCTGCAGCTCTCAGGCCGCCTCAACAGCCTCCCTTGCTCCCTGACCTTCCGCCAAGAGGAGACCATCAGCATCATCCGCCTCATCGAGCAG GCTCGGCATGCCACCTACGGCATTCGCAAGtgcttcctcttcctgctgcAGTGCCAGTTGTCTCTCGTGGTCATCCAG TTCCTCTCTTGCCTAGTCCAGCTGCCACCACTGCTCAGTACCACCGACATCCTGTGGCTGTCCTGCTTCTGCTACCCTCTGCTCAG CATCTCTCTGCTGGGGAAGCCCCCCCATAGCTCCATCATGTCTATGGCAACGGGGAAAAACCTTCAGTCCATTCCTAAGAAG ACCCAGCACTACTTTCTGCTCTGCTTCTTGCTCAAGTTCAGCCTCACCATCAGCTCCTGCCTCATCTGCTTTGGCTTCACACTACAGAGCTTCTGTGACAGCTCCCGGGCCCGCAACCTCACCAACTGCTCCTCCATCATGCTACCGAG CCACGCCGACATGGCCCCCGCCTGGTTCGATGACTTTGCCAACGGCCTGCTGTCAGCTCAGAAGCTCGCTGCCGCCCTGATCGTCCTGCACACCG TCTTCATTTCCATCACCCACGTGCATCGCACCAAGCCGCTGTGGAGAAAGAGCCCCCTGACAAACCTCTGGTGGTCCCTGACGGTGCCTGTGGT gcTGCTAGGGCAGGTGGTCCAGACGGCAGTTGACCTGCAGCTGTGGACGCACAGGGAGGGCCGCGTCCACTTTGGCCTGGAGGACGTTCCTCTGCTGACGTGGCTCCTGGGCTGCCTGTCCCTGGTCCTCGTGGTGGTCACCAACGAGATTGTGAAGCTGCATGAGATTCG GGTCCGGGTCCGCTACCAGAAGCGACAGAAGCTGCAGTTTGAAACCAAGCTGGGCATGAACTCTCCCTTCTGA